In Humulus lupulus chromosome 6, drHumLupu1.1, whole genome shotgun sequence, a single genomic region encodes these proteins:
- the LOC133785816 gene encoding uncharacterized protein LOC133785816 — protein sequence MALEANNEAIQCKVFSTNFSGSALLWFRQLKPGSVNNFGDLRRAFLQLYSANRETPRTMKKSEIISTPPANNPPPSLARDDKRKRQETDHAKEGKRPRQNRESSQYPSFKYTVPQEVIYEENKDRPIWREPYKITTPPDRRDKNRYCLFHKDHGHTVAECHNLHNQIQALMRSGQLTQYIKETGRPGTSQPNPASAPTPQAANSLRMATKSSQEPLKQVPMIHGIVELTGE from the exons ATGGCCCTAGAAGCCAACAACGAAGCCATACAATGCAAAGTTTTCTCCACGAATTTCTCTGGGTCGGCCCTGCTATGGTTCAGGCAATTGAAACCTGGTTCTGTCAACAATTTTGGTGACCTCCGCAGAGCCTTTCTCCAATTGTACAGTGCTAACCGTGAAACACCAAGAACAATG AAgaaatccgaaattatctccacTCCACCAGCAAATAACCCTCCTCCCTCGCTTGCAAGGGACGACAAGAGGAAGAGACAAGAAACAGATCACGCGAAAGAAGGGAAAAGGCCTAGACAGAATCGAGAATCATCACAATACCCCTCCTTTAAATACACCGTCCCTCAGGAAgtcatttatgaagaaaataaggACAGACCCATCTGGCGTGAGCCGTACAAGATTACCACTCCTCCTGATAGAAGAGATAAAAATAGGTACTGCCTCTTCCACAAAGATCATGGCCATACAGTCGCTGAATGCCACAACCTCCACAATCAGATTCAGGCCCTCATGAGAAGTGGACAGTTAACCCAATACATTAAAGAGACAGGCAGACCTGGCACCTCACAACCCAACCCTGCTTCTGCCCCAACACCACAAGCAGCAAACTCCTTGCGTATGGCCACCAAAAGCTCACAAGAACCTCTCAAGCAAGTCCCCATGATACACGGGATCGTGGAGCTCACTGGGGAATAA
- the LOC133785815 gene encoding uncharacterized protein LOC133785815, which produces MEKIEHSTITTNGINMHVASIGIGPVILFLHGFPELWYSWRHQMLSLSSLGYRCIAPDLRGYGDTDAPPSPASYTALHIVGDLVGLLDNLGIDQVFLVGHDWGAAMAWYLCLFRPDRVKALVNLGVVYIHRNPEVKFFDERFRALIGDDFYICRFQI; this is translated from the exons ATGGAGAAAATAGAGCATTCAACTATCACCACCAACGGAATAAACATGCACGTAGCCTCAATCGGGATCGGCCCCGTGATCCTGTTCCTCCACGGTTTCCCAGAGCTCTGGTACTCCTGGCGCCACCAGATGCTCTCTCTTTCATCTCTTGGTTATCGCTGCATTGCCCCCGATCTTCGTGGCTATGGAGACACCGACGCGCCGCCGTCTCCGGCGTCGTACACCGCTCTCCACATTGTTGGTGACCTCGTCGGCCTTTTGGACAATCTCGGTATCGACCAGGTCTTCTTAGTGGGGCATGATTGGGGAGCTGCCATGGCTTGGTACCTCTGCTTGTTCAGGCCTGACAGAGTCAAAGCTTTGGTCAACCTCGGTGTGGTTTACATTCACAGGAACCCTGAGGTTAAATTCTTTGATGAAAGGTTTAGAGCTCTAATTGGGGACGATTTCTACATCTGCAGGTTTCAG ATATAA